The segment TGCCTCAGATATGGCGCTGCAAGTAACGCAAGTTTATTTGGATGCCGTCAAAGCGTACGAAGTGCTTGCTTTATCAGAAAGCAATCTTGCCGTACACAAAGAAATTTACCGCGATATTAAAAAGCGCGCCGATTCAGGCATTGGGTCGACAGCTGATGTTACTCAGGTCGAAGCTCGTATTGCCAAGGCTCACGGCAACCTGCTCGCTGCGCAAAATAATATGATTGATACTCACACTCAATTTAGACGCTTAGTCGGGCAAGAACCTCTCGGTCTTATCTACCCACGAGCTGATATCACCAAGCTACCGCTGTCTCTAAGCGAAGCTATTGACGAAGCTTATGACAAACACCCAGTGATCAAAATTGCCAAAGTCGATGTCGACTCAGCGCGCTACCAATATAAGCAGTCCAAAGGTAACTACTACCCGACTATCTCGATTGAAGCGAGCCAATCTTGGCGAGATGACGCAGGTGGCGACGAAGGCAGAAGCGACGAAACCTTAGCGATGCTGAGACTGCGCTATAACCTTTACAATGGCGGCAGTGATCAAGACCTGTCTGAACGCGCGGCATACCAGCTCAACAAAGCGAAAGATCTCCGTGATAATACTTATCGTCAAGTTGAAGAAAGCTTACGTCTTTCATGGAGCGCACTCGACTTGACTCTACAACAAAAGAACTTTCTTGCCGACCATGTCGATTCAGCGTCTGAGACTGTCATCGCTTACGAGAAGCAATACCGAATTGGTAAGCGTACCTTACTCGACCTACTGAATACAGAGAATGAGTTGTTCCAAGCGCGTAAAGACTATTTAGACGCCCACTATGCCGAGCAGTACGCGAAATATCGCGTGATGAATGCGACTGGTAACCTCCTCGACGCTTTACTCATCGAGGTTCCTAACGAATGGACAGAGAAGGTGGACTACTAATGAAACATTCATATAGATTACTGCCACTTCTACTGAGTATCACTGTGGCACCCCATGCTTTTAGCAACGATGAAAATGACGAGTATGATTACATAGCGACACCAGAAGCAAATCAGATTGCTGACCTTATTGACGATGATCGAGATGGCGTAATCAACGCTCGTGACTTATGTGTTAGTACTCCAGAAGGCTCATTGATCAATAATGATGGTTGTGGGCTTATTGTTGAAACGGAAGATGAAATGCAACTACGTATACTGTTTGCTAATGACTCTTCACAGATTTCACCAATCTTTGAAACGCAAATTCGCAACATGGCTGATTTCTTGAAACGTTTTCCTGAGACAGCAATAGAAGTACAAGGCTACGCCAGTAAAGTGGGCTCGCCTGAATACAACCTCGCTCTATCAAAACGACGCGCGGTCGCAGTAGAGCAAGAACTATTGAGCAACGGCATAACGCCTGACCGCGTAACCATCGTCGGCTACGGCGAAACTAACCTCGAGGCTTCAGGCGATGATGAGCTCGCCCATGCCAAAAACCGTAAAGTGACTGCAACCGTCGTCGGGTATGATGAAGAAGCCGTTAAAGAGTGGTCGATATTTAGTGTCATTGAGAAATAACGCAGGAGCGTTAGCCTGACTAAACAAAAAACGCCTCGGAATAACGAGGCGTTTTTTTATGAGGCTTACAGCTTATTTGTTTTTTGGCAGAGAGATGTGCAATAACAAATAACCAAGGATTGCAGCTGTAGTCGACCCCATCAAAATACCTAAGCGAGCGTATGTATCAAACTCAACGTTCGTTTGTCCAAACGCCAATGAAGAGATAAAGATCGACATGGTGAAACCGATACCACACAGCACAGAAACCGCAAAGATATGGAACATCGAGATACCTTCTGGCAGTTTAGCGACACCAGACTTAACCGCAATCCAGCTAAAGCTGAAAATACCTAGTGGTTTACCAATCAACAAACCTAGCGCAATACCAAGTGGTAACATTGACGTTAGACCCGCCATTGAAACGCCCTCTAACGAGATACCAGCGTTGGCGAATGCGAACAGAGGCAGAATACCAAACGCAACATAAGGGTGCAGCGCGTGCTCCATATGTTTCAGTGGAGATTTCTCACCTTTATTGCCCTTTAGTGGGATCGCAAAACCAATCACAACACCCGCCAATGTCGCGTGAACACCAGACTTAAGTACCGCAACCCACAGAATCGCACCCACTATCATATATGGTAATAGCTTAGTTACATGACGCGAGTTCAAAACAAACAGTGCAGCCGTCATCGCAAAACCGATCGCTAGTGCTGTCGTTGACAAATCACCTGAGTAGAACAAGGCAATAATCACTACGACACCTAGGTCATCAATGATAGCAAGTGCCAGTAAGAAGACTTTTAAGCTCACTGGTACACGGCTGCCTAATAGAGCCATGATACCTAATGCGAACGCAATATCGGTAGCCGCTGGGATCGCCCAACCTTTAATCGCCATTGGTTCATTGAAGTTAAATGCGAGATAAACCAATGCTGGTGCAAGCATACCACCGACGGCAGCAATTGCAGGGAAGATTGCGGTTTCTTTTGATTTCAGCGCACCTTCTAACAGCTCGCGCTTCACTTCTAGACCGATCAATAGGAAGAAGATCGCCATCAGACCATCGTTGATCCAGTGCGATACAGACATACCGAATACATAAGTATGCAAAAATGCTTGGTATGTTTCATTTAGTGGTGTATTTGCGATAGTCATTGCAATTGCAGCTGC is part of the Vibrio ponticus genome and harbors:
- the nhaA gene encoding Na+/H+ antiporter NhaA; its protein translation is MSDIIRDFFKMESAGGVLLVIAAAIAMTIANTPLNETYQAFLHTYVFGMSVSHWINDGLMAIFFLLIGLEVKRELLEGALKSKETAIFPAIAAVGGMLAPALVYLAFNFNEPMAIKGWAIPAATDIAFALGIMALLGSRVPVSLKVFLLALAIIDDLGVVVIIALFYSGDLSTTALAIGFAMTAALFVLNSRHVTKLLPYMIVGAILWVAVLKSGVHATLAGVVIGFAIPLKGNKGEKSPLKHMEHALHPYVAFGILPLFAFANAGISLEGVSMAGLTSMLPLGIALGLLIGKPLGIFSFSWIAVKSGVAKLPEGISMFHIFAVSVLCGIGFTMSIFISSLAFGQTNVEFDTYARLGILMGSTTAAILGYLLLHISLPKNK
- a CDS encoding TolC family outer membrane protein — encoded protein: MRITTTILVGSLFASNYLNAQTLEQAVALTLENNPEIKQAYNEYQSAVKEHDASGGAYLPSIDLDAGIGYEGIDPADSTGREDTDLTRKEATLSLTQLLWDGNATINDISRTGADAESIRLQLISDASDMALQVTQVYLDAVKAYEVLALSESNLAVHKEIYRDIKKRADSGIGSTADVTQVEARIAKAHGNLLAAQNNMIDTHTQFRRLVGQEPLGLIYPRADITKLPLSLSEAIDEAYDKHPVIKIAKVDVDSARYQYKQSKGNYYPTISIEASQSWRDDAGGDEGRSDETLAMLRLRYNLYNGGSDQDLSERAAYQLNKAKDLRDNTYRQVEESLRLSWSALDLTLQQKNFLADHVDSASETVIAYEKQYRIGKRTLLDLLNTENELFQARKDYLDAHYAEQYAKYRVMNATGNLLDALLIEVPNEWTEKVDY
- a CDS encoding OmpA family protein, encoding MKHSYRLLPLLLSITVAPHAFSNDENDEYDYIATPEANQIADLIDDDRDGVINARDLCVSTPEGSLINNDGCGLIVETEDEMQLRILFANDSSQISPIFETQIRNMADFLKRFPETAIEVQGYASKVGSPEYNLALSKRRAVAVEQELLSNGITPDRVTIVGYGETNLEASGDDELAHAKNRKVTATVVGYDEEAVKEWSIFSVIEK